The segment TACAGGAACCCTGGTTCTCTGTGATGTGATGAGAAAGCATGGAGTGAAAAACATTGTATTCAGCTCTTCGGCGACGGTTTACGGAGATCCGGCGTTTGTACCGATTACAGAGGAATGTCCAAAGGGAACGATTACGAATCCTTACGGACAGACAAAGAGTATGTTAGAGCAGATTCTGACAGACTTCCATGTGGCAGATCCGGAGTGGAATGTAGTTCTGCTGCGCTATTTTAACCCGATTGGAGCCCACGAGAGCGGAATGATCGGTGAGGATCCAAAGGGTATCCCCAATAATCTGGTACCGTACATAGCTCAGGTGGCAGTCGGAAAGTTACCGTGCCTTGGGGTATTCGGAAATGACTATCCGACACACGACGGAACAGGTGTGCGCGATTACATCCATGTGGTAGATCTGGCGGTGGGCCATGTGAAGGCCTTAAAGAAAATTGAGGAGAAGGCGGGCGTCTGCATCTACAATCTGGGAACCGGTAAGGGCTACAGCGTTCTCGATGTGGTTAAGGCCTATGAAAAGGCCTGCGGCAAGGAAATCAAGTATGAGATCAAGCCCAGAAGACCTGGCGATATCGCAACCTGCTATGCCGATGCGACAAAGGCAAAGGAGGAGCTGGGCTGGGTAGCAGAGCGCGGCATCGAAGAGATGTGTGCTGACTCCTGGAGATGGCAGTCCATGAACCCTGACGGGTACAGAAGCTGATTTCAGAAAGAAATTAATAAGAAAAAAGAAAATACAGGTTTCTGATCTTTTATGAAATGGTAAGAGAAAAGCAAGAAACACCTTTTATCCATCTGGTATAATAAAAACAGGTAGATAAGAGGTGTTTTTTTATATAACAGGAAACTTCGTTCCCTGTGATATAAAAACGCTCCGCGAGGATCGCACTGGGTTGGAAAGACTAACTATTAAAAGTCAAGTCTAAAATGAAGACTTTTGAATGAATTGCGGGAACGCATTTCATAGATCGTTGTACCTTGAAAATCGCACGACAAACAGAGCATCGGATATCGGTGCTCTAAAAGAGTGTTATAGGGCAGAAAAAGTTATGCCGTTTTTATGTAAGGTTTGCCGGATTTTTCCATTGCGTAAATTAACCGTACAAGTTTCTTTGCGGCGTGGGTGATGGCGACGTTGTAGTGTTTCCCTTCAGAAATCTTCTTCTGAAGGTATGCACCGAAAGTTTCATCCCATTGGCAGACGTATTTGGTGGCATTGATCAGAGCAAAACGTAAATAGCGCGATCCCCGTTTCTCCATGTGGGAATAAGAGGATTCCATCTGCCCGGATTGATAGGTAGATGGAGAAGCTCCGGCATATGCCAGGATCTTATCCGGCGAATCAAAGCGGGAGAAATCTCCAATCTCTGCCAGGATCATGGCGCCCATGCGGTAGCCTATTCCTGGAATGGTCAGGATGGGAGAATGGATTTCATCCATGATCCGTTTGATTTCGGATTCAATTTCTGAGATTTCGGAATCCAGTTCACCAATTAGCCGGAGTGTGTGCTTTAATTCCAGAGATTTGGCAGGCATGTTGGAACCGATGGAGGCTCTGGCAGCATTCCGTATTTCAATCGCTTTCTCCCGGCTGTAACGGCCTTTTGAAGCGTTTTCCAACCGCTTCGTCAGGTGTGTCAAATGGCAGGAGGCAATCGTTCCGGCAGAAGGAAACTCGGAAAGAAGGGCGTAGATAGAAGCGATATGAAGCGAAGGAACAAGTTTTTCCAATTCTGGAAAGAGAATGGTAACAAGCCTGGAAACAGACTGTCTAAGCTGAGCGCGTTCCTGAACCTTACGAAAACGATAACGGGTGAGTGACTTTAACTCCTCGTTATGGTATGATGTATCTGAGTAGGACTTCAGGTTCACGTCAGACATGAGCATCAAAGCAATGGTTCGGGCATCAACCTTATCTGTTTTCGTCTTTCTAAGGCTGAGACTTTTTCTGTAAAGATTTGTGTGGAGCGGATTGATAACGAAGGTGTGGAGACCTTTGTCAATAAGATAACCGAGCAGGTTGTAAGAGTAGTGTCCAGTGGCCTCCAGTCCTACTTTTATATTGGACACATCTGAAGAAGAGGATTGAATCCTGGAAAAAAGAACATCAAATCCATCCCGGTTATTCTGAATGGTAAAAACCGGAAAAAGGACTTTGCCATCTGAATTGGTGATAAAGCAGTCATGCTTATCCTTAGCGACATCAATTCCAACGTAGATCATAAGAACACTCCTTAGTAATAGATTTAGATACTGTTTAGGACCACAGAGCTCTCTGCGCTTGTAACCTCGTTCTAAATCAACCGTCATGCGGTATCTAACTGATTAACAACGATACAAAGAGACTGTGGTTGGAGCCTTTCCGTAACCATCAAGTGGTAGGAAAATGAAACCAATCCACAGTATCTCCAAACAGTATAGCATACAGACCTTGGAGAGGGTCTATAAACACTACTACTATATAATACGAGGAAAATGTCGCTTTCGCGACCCGCCGCAGGCGGAGAATCCTGCGAAGCAGGATTCTTTTTTACAGGGAAAGTTCTGTCAGACTTTCTCTGAAGCAAAAAGGTCTGGCGGATACGCACTGGGGCAGACGGAATCGGCTGCCTGCATCTGGCTGTTCCGGTGTATCTTGACAGGCAGATACAGTGCCCTATATTTGTCAGACGGCGCGGAAAGATGGATTCCGGTTTC is part of the Clostridium sp. M62/1 genome and harbors:
- the galE gene encoding UDP-glucose 4-epimerase GalE — translated: MAILVTGGAGYIGSHTCLELLKAGYEVVVVDNLCNSSEEAVKRVEKISGKPVKFYQADILDREALEKIFESETIDSVIHFAGLKAVGESVAKPLEYYYNNITGTLVLCDVMRKHGVKNIVFSSSATVYGDPAFVPITEECPKGTITNPYGQTKSMLEQILTDFHVADPEWNVVLLRYFNPIGAHESGMIGEDPKGIPNNLVPYIAQVAVGKLPCLGVFGNDYPTHDGTGVRDYIHVVDLAVGHVKALKKIEEKAGVCIYNLGTGKGYSVLDVVKAYEKACGKEIKYEIKPRRPGDIATCYADATKAKEELGWVAERGIEEMCADSWRWQSMNPDGYRS
- a CDS encoding IS110 family transposase gives rise to the protein MIYVGIDVAKDKHDCFITNSDGKVLFPVFTIQNNRDGFDVLFSRIQSSSSDVSNIKVGLEATGHYSYNLLGYLIDKGLHTFVINPLHTNLYRKSLSLRKTKTDKVDARTIALMLMSDVNLKSYSDTSYHNEELKSLTRYRFRKVQERAQLRQSVSRLVTILFPELEKLVPSLHIASIYALLSEFPSAGTIASCHLTHLTKRLENASKGRYSREKAIEIRNAARASIGSNMPAKSLELKHTLRLIGELDSEISEIESEIKRIMDEIHSPILTIPGIGYRMGAMILAEIGDFSRFDSPDKILAYAGASPSTYQSGQMESSYSHMEKRGSRYLRFALINATKYVCQWDETFGAYLQKKISEGKHYNVAITHAAKKLVRLIYAMEKSGKPYIKTA